A window from Temnothorax longispinosus isolate EJ_2023e chromosome 1, Tlon_JGU_v1, whole genome shotgun sequence encodes these proteins:
- the Dmpd gene encoding uncharacterized protein Dmpd, with the protein MVSTRQSSNMGSSGGSGPVGEVEVNSLKKHHSVTAGTSNNGATIESRNLNLLDLPVEILEKIFGYLGFNMVAHMRLVCHQLDRICGSILNSTFQKLQAQMLSRFQAIKAQMPRRESARRNHPLACESDIIETLHMRLTLLQMSFGKHIERKHCCFFPGEILDEVYRILYYIKVTPKLQRPYKVTDELFDLSTMAMEYFKEHIEPTLPEIPYFGADFLDLAGTFSSSSSVSKPFMCLDSAPLTVGNGKTGNAGEEEGSSSHCSDDPALLESNVSPPQSNMVLRKRIRKIKQGMRRYNSQLTLMRRDLKSCKAKIADQQKQIVEYATRLDDNDKKNEETSRKFSTLLQELNKCKTELQYWRSKSPAIPVCVGCGQSMPVPTEDLQALANQGVLPDAFGEGHDFIPIADAHSPTEVIQQSVVTQSPSTPTVDMAPPKAPVPSISFKRRSTAEETSGDAAKKSRRTAKSRQAKRSKI; encoded by the exons atggTGTCGACACGTCAGTCGAGTAACATGGGAAGCAGCGGTGGCAGTGGACCAGTTGGTGAAGTAGAAGTAAACTCGTTGAAAAAGCACCATTCGGTAACGGCTGGCACGTCTAACAATGGGGCCACCATTGAATCACGCAACCTGAATCTCCTGGATTTACCTGTCGAGATCCTTGAGAAAATCTTCGGCTATCTAGGCTTCAATATGGTAGCCCATATGCGTCTG GTTTGCCATCAACTGGATCGCATTTGTGGATCAATACTGAACTCTACGTTTCAAAAGCTACAAGCTCAAATGTTGAGCCGTTTTCAGGCTATCAAAGCGCAAATGCCCAGACGCGAGTCCGCGCGTCGGAATCACCCGTTAGCGTGCGAGTCGGATATTATAGAAACTCTGCATATGCGACTCACCTTGCTGCAAATGAGTTTCGGCAAGCACATTGAACGGAAGCATTGCTGCTTCTTTCCCGGcgag ATCTTAGACGAAGTTTATCGCATTCTCTATTACATAAAAGTTACTCCGAAATTACAAAGACCTTACAAAGTCACAGACGAATTGTTTGATCTGAGTACTATGGCTATGGAATATTTCAAAGAGCACATTGAACCAACATTACCAGAAATTCCTTACTTCGGTGCCGATTTTCTGGATCTTGCAGGAACCTTCTCCT CTTCTAGTAGCGTGAGTAAACCATTTATGTGCCTGGATTCCGCGCCCCTGACCGTCGGAAATGGAAAAACGGGCAATGCTGGAGAAGAAGAAGGTTCTTCGTCGCATTGTTCAGACGATCCTGCTCTTTTGGAGTCCAATGTGTCACCACCGCAATCGAATATGGTTTTGCGAAAACGGATTCGCAAGATCAAACAGGGCATGAGACGGTACAACAGTCAGCTAACATTGATGCGCAGGGATTTGAAGAGTTGCAAGGCGAAAATTGCGGATCAACAGAAACAAATTGTGGAGTACGCTACTCGATTGGATGATAACGACAAAAAGAATGAAGAGACGTCGCGGAAATTCAGCACACTCCTACAG gaATTGAACAAGTGTAAAACCGAACTACAATATTGGCGATCCAAGTCACCAGCAATACCAGTGTGCGTAGGTTGTGGCCAGTCAATGCCAGTCCCTACAGAGGATTTACAAGCTTTAGCCAATCAGGGAGTGCTACCGGATGCGTTTGGCGAAGGGCACGACTTTATTCCGATCGCGGATGCCCACAGCCCCACCGAGGTGATACAGCAATCTGTAGTTACGCAATCTCCGTCGACTCCGACGGTGGACATGGCACCCCCCAAGGCTCCCGTGCCTTCGATATCCTTCAAACGGAGATCTACTGCAGAGGAAACGTCGGGCGATGCCGCGAAAAAATCACGTCGCACTGCCAAGTCTCGTCAGGCTAAGCGctcaaagatataa